The genomic segment CAGATATAGGGAGCAAACGGGGTAGACTGATAATAAGGCGGCCGCCGCACATCGcagcacacagcagcagcagcagcagcagcagcactctgTGGATGGACGAATGCTCCCCCTGCAGCAACAGCGGCTGCAGCGCAGCGGAGAGGCACCGCACCTACACGCCGAGAGCCAGAGGGATGTCTGAGCTGCACAAGCTCCAGCCTACCCTGACAAATGGAatgctaatttattttgaattgctCAGACTGGAGCGTGTTCACCTCAAAAgcataaaatgcttaaaaaaaaaaaaaaaaaaaaaaacacacaaaaaaccacAAATCGCTTTTGTTGTAGCAATGTGTACAGTCAGAGTGTACCCTGGCCAATCCCTTCCTTCTGCTACTCTGCACACAACCCCCCACTCCACATACACAGCCCACTCAACTCAAGATGGGTGTGGCTGTCAATAAAGTAGAATATGattgtaaatgtaattgaatgACAGATTCCCATCCTACCCTGAGCCTACTTTGAAATGTGTTTCGGCCTTTTCAGAGCAGCTCAGTTCCACTTACCAGCTGTTTTTGGTATGTAGTAAGAACAATGGAAATACATGACCCCTTAATGAACAGAGTACTTTCATGTTATTTGTACTTAAAGGGTCAGTATTATGTAAAAGTgccttttttttagctttacatcaggTTAGGATACTATTCCCTCATAAACAAGAATCAAagtgttactttgattctttcatgcatgtttgagaaatcctttaagcGTCGCCTTCGAGAAGCAGTTCCTCCTCTTAGATGtggtttccaagcttctgagccTCTGCATTAAAGACCACCCCTCCACAATGACTTCCtcgctcagctccttcagactagccagcagcaattagcaaagacctagtggaactgcacatctgctgaccTAATTATCCCAGCTACTGAAAGCAGAGTGccagaaagagcaagagtttcttaaagagacagaggctcaatttcaaggAGATAAATTCTGAAGTCCAATTTCCTTTCaagttatatttaataaatgcagcatttttataacaactgacaGTAACATTTGTTGGGAATCAGACTTCTGGGAACCAAAAATGTTCCAATCACACACAGTGACATAAAAATCGTTGGGAATCAGAATTTGCACCAATATTTGCTTTATGGAATTATTAATAACTGTAATCAATAGATTACTctgaattaaattattaataaatttaaatgttttagtttaattggAGTACCTATTCCAGTATCTCTGGAATCATAAGCCAATCTCAGTTTCTTCACACAGCTATGGCTGTTCACTGACTCACTTATTTCTAATCAAGTCTGAGAATTTATGAACAAAATAACATCCAATCAgattaatgaacaaacaatGGAAAAATGAAGTGGAACActgacaaatttattttaaaactaactaactaattaaacaagaaaacaaagggAAAATCAGATATGCAGAACCAAATCTGATTTGTGTTTGTCCCCCTTTACGGATGAGTGTGATGAGGtagagggagaaaaacaaaacaaaagagatgGAGGATGTCAGGTCATATTCTAGACTCAGACCTGTCCAAAACATGAGACAAAACGTTATAAAGCTCCACATGTTGCAGCTAAACTCTAAGATAgacaatgtgtgtgtggagaaatcaaggaaggaagagaaaaggaagcaggaggcagagtgggagaaGAGAGTAGGTGAATACTACACTTAATTAAATTCTGGATCCAGACAGTCTAACATGTGGCAGAATCAAAACagcaaagcaaaaacataacatAAGAATAACACAGAATATAACCAGCAAAATATTAAGCAAGCATGCAACAGAGAAGCGATTCACAAAAACACCTAATTCAGCCCAGATACGTGACGGTCTTGCTTTTTTGTTGAAGTCAGTCAGGTTCAAGCAGTGTTCAAAAATCCAAACATggaaggaaaagcaaaaaaaaataaaaacaaattgttgcacatttcttttgatTGGAGCATGCTATTTTTATAACTCTGTAGGAaaaaatttgcagtaaatttgtcaatttacatttacagtctcttatttttatctttctatttctattttttttaatcttagtTTGAATATGTGTGCCTCCATTCACATGTAACTGGAAGCTAGTACACCTGAGTGGGAGAATATTTCCATTCTATTAGAGaaacaacacttttattttgtttttctgagctTCTTGTCCATGCTGTCCTTGGAGTGTAATTCTCACAGCCATTGTCAAATCCTCTACTGGTTGGTTacgtgtgtgagtgtgtgaatgAGTGGAAATCCATATAAGCCATTATGTGTTCTATAAATATGAAGCACATTTTAAGTACTCGTTTCATCCCAACAGCGAGCTGTTTTTTGTTCCCCGTCATCATATAAGATgcaataatttcatttaaaatgtgaaaatgcagggaaacagaaaaagtagGCAATAAAGAAGCCATTCATTTCTATGCAATGTGCCTCATCAATCACGCCAATTGTTGTGTTTATGCACGCCTTTCTCCAAAAAcgtgtgtttattttataagaagACAAACCCTGAAAGCTCGTCGTGCCTGCAGAATCAACAGCGCCGCCCCTTCAAAATCTGTCCCAGTCTTTCAAACAAACGCACCTCGGAAACGGAAAGCCCGCTGACGGACAAGAAAGTAGTCCAATGACAGCACAGGATTTATGTCAGTGACCAATCAGCGTCTACCATGTCAGGcgttgtgtgttttgttgccagTGGAGCGCCTGAGGGAGGAGGCGGTGGTTACGATCAGAGGGTTAACGATGGCCGCTTCCTCGGTGCGGTGGCTGGAGAGACTGTGCCTTGTTGTTTTGATATGTCCCCTCTTTGGCTCAGCCTTTTTGAACCTAGAGGagctaaatgaaatgaaatacgGAATTCAAATTCTTTCCGACCCCGTCATTTTGGGGCAGGTGAGTCAAGGCGTTTCGGACGCTAACGGTAAACATGTAGCGCGTTGGCTAGGATGAAAGCTACTGTTTTTAGCGATAATGTTTTTGTATAGTAATTGTTAACGTGTGCTAAGACTGTTGGTTCGTTTGGATTTCGGACATTTTCTTAAATCCTAACGTGAAGATTAACGGAGTAGTTGTGAGTTTACATGCGCAGCTCATTGCAACAGCTGTCACTACATGTTTTACACAGGTAGCTTCTCTGTCTCCACTGTGTTTCCATCACAAACACTTAACTGTTTGGAAACCATCAAGATAGCTTGCAATAAATCAACGTTGACTGTTTATATTAAAAGCTAAAGCTGTTGTTGGGGCTGCCTTCTTGTTTTAGACCAAGACAGAGGAGGTCATGATGGTGTCCAATAAATACAAGCAGCTCTATGAATGTCGACTTCCAGCCCAGGCTGTCCGGTTTCATCAGGATCCAGCTTCTGAACCAGACTCGCAGGGCTACACTGGACCAGACATCCCCGAGCTGCTGAGGCCAATGCACAAAGTCCCTTGTCTTGTGAAGGTTGGTGCTTAAACGTATCCGTGTCTTCCTCTGCTTATCTGTGTAATCCAGTTATCAGATGCTCAGCCTGTTAATTAATAGAGCGATTAGAAAGCGTTTGTCTCAAACTACAGCACAGTGATAGTGGCTCACAGTGGAGCTTTTGCAGGAAAATAGTTCATTACGTGTGCTATTGCACATATTGCTCTTACActaaatgtttgtgatttttacaaCGTTACTgcttatacattttttttatacaaagttGCCTCAGTGTAATCGGAACTGCTTGTTCTGTAATTGCACCGCTACATCTTTGGATTTGGTTACTATTTCTACAAGATAACACTATTTCCTGCAACCCGAATTGTTTTACTGTTacttttatctttaaaacaaaatgatgcaAGGTTGGCAGGCataatgttgcttttcttttattggaaACAGTACATGGTATCTTAGTATATAACACAGCTtggaaaaatcagaaatttggTTGAAGTCTTTTACAGATCCAGACAATTATGGAAAAGCAAAAAGTCTTGTGCTGTCAGATTTGTATTCTCTGTTCTTTTTACCTACATGATAAACATCTGAATTTCCAAAAGTAGGCTGCTCAACTTTGGAAATTCTAgtagtttttgtatttaaaaaatacacatgaTCTCCATAATATAGATTTTCATAATCTATTGAAGTAGGTCTGGATTTCATTTGCAtaactgtctttgtttttcattgagTTTCTTTCAGTTCCACACTAAAAATCTACAGATGCAGATACATTTCCAGACTCTCAGAGGTTAATTGGATAGATTAAACTTAGTTAAGAGGACAGGTTTTTATgatttgttaaagaaaacagTTAACAGACTGTGTTTAATTCACACATCTATTCATCCATCAACTATTAAGCCATCTATCTGTCCACCCAGATTGATGTCTGCTTTTGCACGGTCCATGTCTGccataaatttaaatatgttttacatttaaatcagggaacaaacataaacacagaaatcatGAAATTTCTATAAGGATTCTAAAAGGGAAGAATGTTAAGAAACCTCTTTTTAAGTGTATGCAAGATTACATTTTAGTCTTTAGTCATTAAGGTACGCTATGGGAAAAAATGTGGATACAAGCACCTTTTGGAGAAGTTATGAACTAGCAAGTTTAAAGTTGTCAgcttttaacaacaacaaaaaaggaagttCTGGGGCGCCAGATCCACCCTGGATTCGATCCCCGACCGTGGAatttttgctgcatgtcttcctctcTTCGCTCCATCCCCAGTCTGGCAACTAGCAATAGAGACTACAAAAACGAGCAAGTTTTGgagtgaagaaaaacacagtcgCCAGTTTTACAAGAAGACTTTCCAAGTTCacacaaaatagatttttatttctctgtgttcTGATGACAAAAGAAATGCTGCATTGAAAACTGCATAATCTACTGTCTTTGTTTATTGCAGACAAAGGACTGGTGGACATACGAGTTTTGTTACGGTCATCATATTAGACAGTATCACCTTGAAGGTAAAAACAATTCATTTCTTTAACTGATAAGcataaatgtaaagtaaaaaatatatatttttctccgACCTAAATTTTTTGAGACTTTTCTGAGTTAAACCAGGGTGCTCCTCAAGTGTTGGTACtctacatgttttagatttctCTCGGTGGTGATGACTACCTCCCTAAAGCATGCTAAtgttctgcagaggcctgctAAAGAGCCACCATTTGATCCACTTGTGTTGATTtagagagagaactaaaacatggagGACACCGGCCTTTGACTCCAGAATGCTGTAAACCAGAAACTCTTCTCTCAAAGCCTGTTCTGTTGGGTTATAACTTGGTGTCAGTTCCTTGCAGGATCGTGTTTAAATCATtcagttgctttttttcttggaattgtcaaagaatacaaaatacatcCTGCTTTAAATGATATATGAATGTTTGGAACAAAGTTCTGAGATGCCaccaaacatttattaataatcattaataattaaatttattataGTAATGTTTGTCTGAGCTCTCATGTTAGTGTGCAAATATCTTGTTCtatatgaatgttttgttttctttttaaacctaCACTGCCAATAAAACTTGTttgacaaatgtgttttcttctCAGACTCAGAAATCAAAGGGGATGTTCTCTTTCTGGGATACTATGGGTCTGAATTTGATTGGAACAATGAAACAGCAAAGGTGAGACTCACTTTTTCTTGTATGAATTGCATGTTGGATCACAtctaaacaaaagtttttttaatgaagtagatgtgaaaaaattgtgaatacatttattaattgtaatttttgttgTGGAAACTGTATCAGAGACACGGCTCAAGACAAATGCATCCCAGAGTTGTAACACGATAAAATAGGAACATAGTACATTtgatactttttcaaggcactgagTGTCTtgtgtgttgtttcttttttaaaaatcagctctTACACATCATATTACAACATATCTCTTCATCTTGCAGGCCTCTAAACAGCACAAACTGAAACGATACCACAGCCAGATCTATGTAAATGGGTCCAAGTGTGACCTAAATGGAAATCCTAGAGAGACTGAAGTCCGGGTGAGACATCTAAATTTACAAAATGATTGTAATCTGAGTAACCCAAGTAGTTGTGGTAAAAAAGGGCTTAAGTTCTATTTGCAGTTTCTTTTACATccagatttatttctgtgtaaaacTGTGAGCTCGATTGAATAAAAACACCTTGTGtaactttcaaatgtttttaggCTTCCCTTACAATGGGCTTACAAGTTCCTTTTATTCTCCTGCATTGTCACAATCTGACTCTAGTATTGATTCTACTATTTCCAGTTTGTATGTGAAGAAGGCTCGAGTGACTACATCGCCCGTGTGGACGAGCCACAGTCGTGCCGTTACGTGTTGACAGTTCACACCAGTCGCACCTGCCAGCATCCGTTTCTGCAGCCACCGTCCTCCTCCAAGCCGCAGGGCATTGTGTGCCAGCCGGCTCTGAGTGCACAACAGTACATGGATTATGTGAAGGCTCAAGTCTGTGAGTGAACAGAAACACCAGGTTCACAATGCAGGTTCAGATGGGAacatataacattttttttgctttgtattgGTGCATTAATAGCAGTATGGTAATATGAAGTGAAATAATTGCTCTAATTTATCCGTTATTTACAAGTGAAAAACATAACAGGGTGTGTGACGACATATCTGTTGCTGctctgttcctctgactgttcCCAGCGGACACAAAGCGTAAAGTGGAGCAGATCTCTGAGGAGCTGAAGAATCTTGATGAGATGCTGGCTGGTAATGAAGGTGCAGATGGGACAGTGGAGGTCACAGCAGAGGAGACCACTCCTCCACCAAACAGCTACCAAGATGTGTCAAATGGTAAAACGCCAACTTCAGGTACTTGGAGTATATTTCTTAGTTACATATATTAAGATTACATATTCAGAATGCAAAGTGtagtatttttcttatttagaaggatgtctgttttctgtttttaagcgGGAAATTCTGACGCGTCTGAAGACACACCATCAGAAGAGACGGATGATGCCGAGTTTTGGGAAGGAGTAACAAAACCTGGGAAATTAAAATCCACAGCTTCTCATCAAGACAGTGAGGTACTGAACTATACATTGACACCAAGATTAAacattgtggaaattcacaagTTTTCATGATAATTTATTATGAGTTTGttgcaaatgttttgtgaaaatggtcaaaaacgTTGGGTTTAAGAGCTGCTGACTCCCACCTGTAGGTGGTAGTCTTTCTTACCTCTGCTACACTGCTGCCAAAGCCTTTATTGATGTCAGGTTGTAGTCTGTGACTGATATGGCAAGCAACAAAAgtcacatttgcatttttgcaaCCTTGACACTCtaattttccttttctgttgtttgtttatttcatttgtctCAGTGCACACTCCAAATCTTCAGTAGGATACCACAGGCAGGCTGTATCAGATGTTGTTTGTACTATAATATCTTTTAATCTGactaaaacacataaaatcatttgacaaacaacattttctaattATAGAAACCGTCATAtctcctttttaaaaagtatttttgcacttCCATTATTTACCACAAGTGGGTGTAATTTCTCTATTTCTATTGAATCTTTCACAATCTtaactaaatgttttccttttgaaaGGTGGCGAATGGTGACTATAACTCAGTGGCAGACAATGAAGCAGAAGAAGGTACTGTTTAAAGAATGAAGAGTATAATTCCTTACTATTCAGGTCACTGctttacaaccataaacttttaaacatttgctgttatatgttttactttgtaaCTTACTTCTTAGAACCATATGTGTCTAAGTACCCTGTGGTCATTGTTTATGTGATTTTATGTTTCCTTTAAGCAGAACGATTCAACTTTAAAATCATCACAGACCCAGCAGATCTGATGAAATTTGTTCAACACCTTAAGGAGAGCAACAGGAAGGTCAGGACTTTCCCCACATCTCGTTTTCTccatttccttgtttttgtgtgGTGCAAAGAACAAACTTTCTGATATACAAATTCTTTTGttacagaaagcagaaaaccaGGCTGAAAGTAGAGAAGAGAAATCAACAGGTGACAGGCATCCAGGGAAACTCAGCGGGGAGGCGAGAGATGAAGACGAGAACTTGCTGGAGGAGTTTGAGGATGAGATGGCCGACCTCTCTGTGCCTTCTGAGAAGATCGAAGagataaaagaagaaatgcaGAAGGAGTTTGACAACATCATAGATGAGGTTTGAACCCCAAGATAATACATTAAACACAGCAGACAATTAAGACCcaaaccgttttttttttctcccaaatgcGACattcatcagatttttttctcacacataAGTCTGATTTTTCCACCCTTCAAAAAAATTGAATTGTGTGATATGTAGCTGATTGTTTTCAAACTGTCTGAAGTCTGAACAGTCATGTTGCACTTTATGCTATTGAGGAGAGACATGCATCGTAATTCTTCTTCCTTTGTGTTGTTATGTCACCTTCCATTGCTGaatgactttaaaatgaagtatttatcacattttaaatgtaaaaatactttatcgATCTCAAAGGAAATTTTGACATATAATAGATCCAGTTtctaaatgaaattatttcaataaataaataaatattgccgtaactcatattaattcactCGCACACTTTACTTTACACTTGCTCTGCAACGTTCACCTTCTTCTGCGCATGCGAGTCATTTTAGCGTTGTAAGACGTTGTAAGAAGTCCTATTGCAGTCGCATCATTCAGTAATAATATGGGGACAAacatttgacttaaaacataaaTCGTAATTGAGCATCAACATTTGTGAATGTAGCCTTAGAGATCTAATTTGTGGCATTTAAGTGAAACTGAATGTCAacattgtgtttgtgttgcaggcCCAGCAGGAGCTGGAAACAGAGGGCCTTAAAGGAGAGTTTGATCGTACTCAGGCAACACAGGCTCTGGAGACGACTTTGGATAAGTTGCTGGATCATCTGGAGGAGAAGGATGGTGAAGACGCCCAGCAGCAGAAGGTCCAACGGACCAGTGACCCGAGCAGAGGCAGCCCCAGCCTGGCTCCTCAGCAGCCAGGTAACCGTCACGGGCCTGAAGCCCTGGGCCGCCGTCTTCCTGTGCATGTTTGTCATCATCACAACCATTCATGATCATCTGTAATGTTGTTATATTCTTCATCTCAGAAAACGGAGAACGTGATGCAAAAATTAGAAATGGTCTCAGATTAAACTCTTAGTCAGTTTGTGGTCTTTTGCTGCTATTAATTTAGATGTGGGTGACTTAGTTTtcatcaataaaatcaaaactgaaatgaatgaaagcaaACCCATTAACCTGAATTCGCCGCGCCACAGAAATGTTACTGAAAAGGTTGTTTGGCGCCTCCGGCTGATGGGTTTTGAGGTGAATTGTCTCTTCTGTCCCTTTTTTGTCACCTCAGACCAAGCAGCTGACGACCACGTTAAGATCAAAATTACTAAGTATAAGACGGGCAGCAGCCCTGATggtgaggtcaaagttcaggagATGGGCGAAGGAGACCCCCAGTGGCAGCACATAAAGGACGTGGTTAAAGAGCAGCTAGAGAAGGCAGGACTAAAGGCTGAAGGTATGAAGGGGCAGTGCGGCTATACACACagccttttgtcttttccatcGCCTGTCTTTAGCTTTATTGCTATCTGTCTCCTTCTATCTTATCTTTACatcttttataaaaattttCCAAAACAGTTTTGCCATGAAAATGGCGACAAATCCTCTCTATGCTTCTTCAAAAGGGAAATAGATTGCAGCTGTATGCCAGAGcttatttaaaagataattGGAGATGAAGGGTTTGTCATTTCTGTGTCTCCTTTCATCCACTCTTCTGTTCACTCCATTCATTCTTATTAATCTGTCATTCAGCTGTGCTGCTCTTGAACTATCTGGGTGATCGTGTTTTATACTTGTGTCCTTGTTAAAGGTAAAATTGAGGTGAAGATTTTGACACGAAAGAATGCAGAGGATACAGGCGATCAGTGGCTGACTGAAGAAGACACCAAGTCCTTCAGGGAGCTGCTCATAAACCTCTTGGTAATTTACCCATAAGTCAATGTGACCTAAATGCAAACAGTTTGTTTGAAACCGACTGTGGGGTTTACAGACCGAGTCAATAAATTCGATTATTATTGAAAAACTCCATTTGGTTTCACAGTGAGTGTCTTTGTGCCTCTAATGATCTTTATTTCCTTCTGGAAAATGCACTGATGACGGAGCATATAATTTAACTTTATCTTAGCAGCAGTTACGATAagataaacataatttatgcagagaaaaataacttgaaCAGCTTTGACTTTGTATCCAACATTTATGCTAATCTTAATCACAACATTCTGCTATTGTGTTTCACCCAGGAAAATCTAACGTTACAAACCCTCAGAACCACCTGAGGTTTTCTCTCGGCTTAATTTTTATAATTCCtaaagtgaaaactgaaacataaagtgAGGCCATATTTACCATGAAATTCGAAACCTCCAAGACCCAGATTAGACTCTAATCAAGTGATCTTGACTCCAGTTTTCAAATTAGCTTTTATCTAAgttgaaacaaatgtttatttaatgccCCTTTGGATGGAGAAagtctttctattttttttattatcaataaaTGGTTAACCATTATGATTTGAAATTTCCTGTTGGGCTTTTACGACATAAGAGCATGTGACTGtataaaagcttttatttgttttagtgaCTGTCTAAAATTCCCCAAACTGCAATTTGAGTTTGAAACATTAGCAGCTTGTgcaaatttaaagtaaatgcTTCTCCCATAATTCAGTCATAACAGTTAAGTACAAGACCACAGCTGGCCTTTTCAGATCGCGTTAGCTCCTGTTCTCTGTTGTTGcagtttctgctgctttgatgGGAATCTGAATTGAATTGTAAAACTTTCTGAAACTGGCTATATtgaattataaaacataaaattgttcAAGATAAAAGGCAtctgaaatgaaataatcattGTCTGTTTTGGTAAAGTAAAAATAGCAGCTTTAATAGAGTTTAAGTGTTCCAACTGAATAACCCTGAGGAAAAGCATGGCACAATAATAAtccattaaaaaattaaaaaaaaaacagagtgaagGAGGTAATTTATCAGTGACGATTGTTGGGTTGGTGCTTCTATCCAACCAACTCAAAGTTTACAGTTCCACGCCCAGGTTTCACCTGTGTCCAAATTCATAGAGGCAGAACTACGTAACATCCCTGATTCAGATTGCAAATTATAAAGCATCTTTCTGTGGATTATTCTGGTTTTCAGcaatcctttattttatttaataatgtattttattttttagagaatAGAGTAGCTGTAAGTAGATCCTAATTCCTCTGACTGAGAGCAACTGaaggcttttgttttttgaagtagttggtggttttttttaatctacaagCTGACTGATCCAGGTTGACCCCGTTTGCGCACAAAGACGATTCTGCTTCAGCTTCAAGGTTCTTGTCCGGGCACGTTGTGCAGAGTTCCTTTCCCTTTTCTCAGTCTGTTATTGCTGACAACACAGTGAGatttaaaacttgtaaaaacGGAAATCTTCTCTTATTACGGCACTTTTTAGGCATTACTTGGCCTCACATTCTGTTAATCAGAGAgctattttagtttgttttaacagGGCTAccactaactttttttttaaaggtagaAATAGTGGTTGGTGTTCTCCTGTGTAACATTCACCACAGGGGTCAAACTCCAGTCCCTTAAGTCCAGTGTCTGGCACACCATGTCTGGACCTAAAGACTTCGCTGGCATGCCAGCGAGGTTTGCTAAGGCCTGgtcattaaacatttattttatgcttgattctgttttttgggggttttttgagTGGTCATTCACACTACTAAATCCTACAGCggtcagacttctgtgtgaacagtCTA from the Xiphophorus maculatus strain JP 163 A chromosome 20, X_maculatus-5.0-male, whole genome shotgun sequence genome contains:
- the os9 gene encoding protein OS-9 isoform X1 — protein: MAASSVRWLERLCLVVLICPLFGSAFLNLEELNEMKYGIQILSDPVILGQTKTEEVMMVSNKYKQLYECRLPAQAVRFHQDPASEPDSQGYTGPDIPELLRPMHKVPCLVKTKDWWTYEFCYGHHIRQYHLEDSEIKGDVLFLGYYGSEFDWNNETAKASKQHKLKRYHSQIYVNGSKCDLNGNPRETEVRFVCEEGSSDYIARVDEPQSCRYVLTVHTSRTCQHPFLQPPSSSKPQGIVCQPALSAQQYMDYVKAQVSDTKRKVEQISEELKNLDEMLAGNEGADGTVEVTAEETTPPPNSYQDVSNGKTPTSAGNSDASEDTPSEETDDAEFWEGVTKPGKLKSTASHQDSEVANGDYNSVADNEAEEERFNFKIITDPADLMKFVQHLKESNRKKAENQAESREEKSTGDRHPGKLSGEARDEDENLLEEFEDEMADLSVPSEKIEEIKEEMQKEFDNIIDEAQQELETEGLKGEFDRTQATQALETTLDKLLDHLEEKDGEDAQQQKVQRTSDPSRGSPSLAPQQPDQAADDHVKIKITKYKTGSSPDGEVKVQEMGEGDPQWQHIKDVVKEQLEKAGLKAEGKIEVKILTRKNAEDTGDQWLTEEDTKSFRELLINLLTGGTEEVYKEQKRQQELENNYRFVWGESQEETQSSSTSDSDDVDI
- the os9 gene encoding protein OS-9 isoform X2, which produces MAASSVRWLERLCLVVLICPLFGSAFLNLEELNEMKYGIQILSDPVILGQTKTEEVMMVSNKYKQLYECRLPAQAVRFHQDPASEPDSQGYTGPDIPELLRPMHKVPCLVKTKDWWTYEFCYGHHIRQYHLEDSEIKGDVLFLGYYGSEFDWNNETAKASKQHKLKRYHSQIYVNGSKCDLNGNPRETEVRFVCEEGSSDYIARVDEPQSCRYVLTVHTSRTCQHPFLQPPSSSKPQGIVCQPALSAQQYMDYVKAQVSDTKRKVEQISEELKNLDEMLAGNEGADGTVEVTAEETTPPPNSYQDVSNGKTPTSAGNSDASEDTPSEETDDAEFWEGVTKPGKLKSTASHQDSEVANGDYNSVADNEAEEAERFNFKIITDPADLMKFVQHLKESNRKKAENQAESREEKSTGDRHPGKLSGEARDEDENLLEEFEDEMADLSVPSEKIEEIKEEMQKEFDNIIDEAQQELETEGLKGEFDRTQATQALETTLDKLLDHLEEKDGEDAQQQKVQRTSDPSRGSPSLAPQQPGKIEVKILTRKNAEDTGDQWLTEEDTKSFRELLINLLTGGTEEVYKEQKRQQELENNYRFVWGESQEETQSSSTSDSDDVDI